The genomic DNA CGGGACCGTTGAAAGCTTCGAGGAGGCCACGGAAAAGGCTTACTCTATTCTGGAAAGCATAGGCCTGAAGGAGCATTCCGGCCGGCCCGCTCTGGAGTTGTCTCACGGGGACCAGAAACTCCTGGACATTGGAATCGCACTGGGACTCGAACCGAAATTGCTGCTCCTAGACGAGCCGACCTCGGGCATGTCGCCTGAGGAACGTCAGCTTACTCGGAACTTGATTGCCAGATTGTGGAAGGAATTCGATTTGACCCTTGTGTTCATCGAACACGATATGGACACGGTCTTCGGCATAGCTCAAACTGTCCGGGTCCTGCAACAGGGTAGGCTCCTGGCCGAAGGCACGCCCGACGAAATCAGAAACAATCCGGAAGTGGTTACCGCTTATCTTGGCGAGGATCTCGCATGACCCCTATTCTGGAGGCTTCGGGCCTCAACACCTTTTACGGTCACAGCCACATACTGTTTGACGTCGGGCTCTCCGTGGCTGTCGGCGAAACCGTGTGCCTCATGGGCCGCAATGGCGCGGGCAAGACCACCACGTTCAGGTCTATTATGGGACTTACTCCGGCTCGAAGCGGAAAAGTGGTGTTCAAGGGCACGGATTGCACGCGGCTCCCTGCATATAAGATAGCAAAAATGGGGCTTGGGTTCGTTCCCGAAGACCGAAGGATATTCGGACCCTTGACCGTCCGGGAGAACCTCGAATTGGGCAAGATCCCGCGCCGCAAAGGTCGCTGGAACCTTGAGAGCGTTTTGGACCAATTCCCTCTGTTGGTGCATATGCAGGATCGCCTCGGCGGGACTCTTTCCGGCGGAGAGCAACAAATGCTCACGATTGCCAGGGCGTTAATGGGCAACCCTGACGTGCTGGTTCTCGATGAGCCGACTGAAGGTCTGGCGCCTGTGGTCGTCTCTGTGCTTAGGGACCTCATAATGAGCCTGAAGAGCGCGCAGACGACCATTCTAATGTCGGAGCAAAATATGCGCTTCACTCTGGCGGTTGCTGATCGTGTCGTGGTTATCGACAGGGGCCAGGTCGTGTACACGGGGACGGTGGGCGAATTCCAGAAGGACGAGAGCGTGCAAAAGAAATATCTAGCCGTGTAGGCGGGCCGCCGGAGACACTAATCCAGGAAGGTGAGACCTCAATGAATCGTGTAAGTATTTTTCAAACAACACCGCGCATAGTCATGGGACCCGGCTCAGCGGAGCGGATTGCCGAGGAAGCAGCGCGGCTGGCCGCGAAGAAAATAATGATAATTACCGATCCTGGCCTGGTCCAAACTGGAATCGTCGGCAGGTTCGAAGAACTGTTGAAAACGGCAGGTTGTTCGGTGGAAAGGTTTGCCGATGTGGAACCTGACCCACGCCACGAAGTCGCTACCCAAGCCGCGGAGCGAACCAGAGAGGCCGCTGCGGAACTCATTGTCGCGATTGGCGGAGGTTCCTCTCTGGACATAGCCAAAGCTGCCTCCATACTTGTGACCAACCAAGAGCCGATCAGCTCTCTCTTTGGAATAGACATGGTTAAAAGCCGGGGGCTGCCGACGATTGTGGTTCCTACCACAGCCGGCACGGGCAGCGAAGTCACCCCCATCGTCATCCTCTCCGACCATCAGGAGAAGCTTAAAAAGGGCATAGTAAGCCCGCATCTGTTCCCGGCATGCGCCATTTTGGACCCTGAGCTGACTCTGGGGCTGCCCGCGGCGATGACCGCGGCCACGGGCATGGATGCTTTGATTCACGCGGTTGAGGCTTATACTTCGAGGAATGCCACGCGGTTTACGGACCTGCTGGCCTTGGACGCTATGGGCCTTATTTTCCGAAACATACGCACCGCTTTCGCGAACGGATCTGACCTCCAGGCCAGGTCGAACATGCTCGAAGGCAGTATGCTGGCAGGAATGGCTTTTGCCAACGCGGGAGTGACAGCGGTTCACGCATTTGCTTACCCCATAGGAGCGGAATTCCACATTCCGCATGGTGTGGCCAACAGCATCATGCTCACGGCTGTAATGGAATTCAACATGCTGGGCAACTTGCCCAAGTTCGCGCGCATGGCGGAGGTCTTTGGAGAAGAAATTTACGGCTTGAGCGAACGCCGAGCCGCACAGATGGCTGTGGAAGCGCTCCGGACGCTGGCAAGCGATCTCAAGGTTCCCAATCGGTTGAGTGAGTTCGGGGTTAAGGCGGAAGACATTCCTTCCCTCGCACGAGGTGTGATGAAGGTGACAAGGCTTCTTGCCAACAACCCGCGGGAGCTGAAACTCGGAGATGCTGAGGAGATTTACAGGAGCGTGCTCTAACAGACGATGTTATATTCTTTTAGATTATGCCTTTAGCTCAGCGTAACGAGGCGGAATGCCATTAAGGTGTCATTGCGAGGCCGAAGCCCGAAGCAATCTGCATTGGTGGGACAGGCGTCTCGCCTGTCTGTTGGGATGACAGGCAAGATGCCTGTCCCACCGAAGATAAGATTGCTTTCCCGCGGAACGCGGGATTTCACTCCTCGCAATGACAGTCTGTGCCTTATCCTGGGGCAAAGGCTGGTATCATGTGCCCGCGGCATCGGCCAAATCTGCGGGCCAAAGCCACAATCCAGTGCAACATCAACCTGCCGCAAAAAAAGGAACGTGAGCCATGTTTGGTTTGTACAATATGGTGCTCAGAGTTAACGCCTCCCAGAAATCCTATGATCTTAATATGATTTCTGACGAGGTTATGACTCGGACTCTGGGAGGTAAAGGGCTGGCCACGCATCTGCTTCTCAAGCATAATCCTCCGGGCGTGGACCCCATGAGTCCCGATAACCACCTTGTCTTCGCAATCGGACCTACCACAGGCACCGCGATATGGGGTTCATGCCGCTACGGCGTTTACAGCAAGTCCCCACAAACGGGTTTCTATTCCGAATCATATTCCGGCGGTACGGTTGCCGAGTACATGGCTAAAACCGGGTTCGACGCGGTGCTGATTCACGGCGCCGCCGAGGAGCCGGTGTGGCTGGAGGTTTCCCACGAAGGGGCACATTTTCATCCTGCCGGTGATATCTGGGGCCTCGATACCTATGAAACGGAAGATCGCGTTAAAGCCTGGCTCAAGGAGAAGCGTGGCCCCGGAAAAAACTGCGGGGTGGTTGTCATCGGCCCGGCAGGTGAGAATGGAGTCACCTTCTCAGTCATCGAGAACGACCGATGGCGAAGCGCGGGACGCACCGGCGTAGGCGCGGTGATGGGTTCAAAAAAAATCAAAGCCATTGCTTTCTGGGGAAACAAAACCAAGGAACTTGCCGATCCCGAACTTGTGAGGCGGTTTTCAAAGGATCTAGCTCAACGGGCCAAGGAAGATGCGGGAGTTAAGGCGTACAAGAGCCTGGGCACCCCCATGATGGTTGACATCATGAGCAAGGTGGGGAGCTT from Desulfomonile tiedjei includes the following:
- a CDS encoding ABC transporter ATP-binding protein; this translates as MEPILVLDNVDKSFGGLRVTSGVSFSVEAGSISAIIGPNGAGKTTLFNQITGYLMPDRGRIVFQGQEITGLSTQEIVQRGMGRAFQITSIFPEETVLDNVRLACLSKLGQSQKPIGTVESFEEATEKAYSILESIGLKEHSGRPALELSHGDQKLLDIGIALGLEPKLLLLDEPTSGMSPEERQLTRNLIARLWKEFDLTLVFIEHDMDTVFGIAQTVRVLQQGRLLAEGTPDEIRNNPEVVTAYLGEDLA
- a CDS encoding ABC transporter ATP-binding protein is translated as MTPILEASGLNTFYGHSHILFDVGLSVAVGETVCLMGRNGAGKTTTFRSIMGLTPARSGKVVFKGTDCTRLPAYKIAKMGLGFVPEDRRIFGPLTVRENLELGKIPRRKGRWNLESVLDQFPLLVHMQDRLGGTLSGGEQQMLTIARALMGNPDVLVLDEPTEGLAPVVVSVLRDLIMSLKSAQTTILMSEQNMRFTLAVADRVVVIDRGQVVYTGTVGEFQKDESVQKKYLAV
- a CDS encoding iron-containing alcohol dehydrogenase yields the protein MNRVSIFQTTPRIVMGPGSAERIAEEAARLAAKKIMIITDPGLVQTGIVGRFEELLKTAGCSVERFADVEPDPRHEVATQAAERTREAAAELIVAIGGGSSLDIAKAASILVTNQEPISSLFGIDMVKSRGLPTIVVPTTAGTGSEVTPIVILSDHQEKLKKGIVSPHLFPACAILDPELTLGLPAAMTAATGMDALIHAVEAYTSRNATRFTDLLALDAMGLIFRNIRTAFANGSDLQARSNMLEGSMLAGMAFANAGVTAVHAFAYPIGAEFHIPHGVANSIMLTAVMEFNMLGNLPKFARMAEVFGEEIYGLSERRAAQMAVEALRTLASDLKVPNRLSEFGVKAEDIPSLARGVMKVTRLLANNPRELKLGDAEEIYRSVL